The uncultured Fretibacterium sp. genome includes a window with the following:
- a CDS encoding ABC transporter permease, whose protein sequence is MFETLRTALSSLLANKTRSLLTMLGVVIGVGAVIAMVAVGNGASVQMQDLVSGLGSNLLILSPGAPRSGGVRQSGGARLTLSDVRAVTEECWSVLRAAPLVNLSAQLIYENQNWPTRVTGTTPSFFDVDNRSIYLGRLLDEEDERSAAKVCVIGQTVATQLFGTTSPVGRIIRINKIPFEVVGVLAPKGGGSMGQDQDDTVVAPITTAQRRLVRSSLAEAVHMALIQVRDVSMLEGGMAEIRALMRQRHRIGRGKDDDFEIWNMTQMVESLQQSTWVMSALLGAVASISLLVGGIGIMNIMLVSVTERTREIGIRMAIGARAGDIRLQFLLEALVLSLLGGALGILLGMAASWGVTEFLTWPTSVSPGAIALAAGFSGVVGVFFGLYPAWKASRLRPIDALRFE, encoded by the coding sequence ATGTTCGAGACGCTGCGCACCGCCCTGTCCTCGCTCTTGGCGAACAAGACGCGCTCGCTTCTGACGATGCTGGGCGTGGTCATCGGGGTCGGGGCGGTCATCGCGATGGTCGCCGTGGGGAATGGCGCCTCCGTCCAGATGCAGGACCTCGTCTCCGGCCTGGGGAGCAACCTGCTCATCCTGAGCCCGGGAGCGCCCCGTTCGGGCGGCGTGCGTCAGAGCGGGGGCGCGCGCCTGACCCTCTCCGACGTGAGGGCCGTGACGGAGGAGTGCTGGTCGGTGCTCCGGGCGGCCCCCCTGGTGAACCTCTCGGCCCAGCTGATCTACGAGAACCAGAACTGGCCGACCCGCGTGACGGGCACGACGCCGTCGTTCTTCGACGTCGATAACCGCAGCATCTACCTGGGGCGGCTTTTGGACGAGGAGGACGAGCGGAGCGCGGCCAAGGTCTGCGTCATCGGCCAGACGGTCGCCACCCAGCTCTTCGGCACGACGAGCCCCGTGGGCAGGATCATCCGGATCAACAAGATCCCCTTCGAGGTCGTGGGCGTGCTGGCCCCGAAGGGCGGCGGGTCGATGGGGCAGGACCAGGACGATACGGTGGTGGCGCCGATTACCACGGCGCAGCGGCGCCTGGTGCGCAGCTCGTTGGCCGAAGCCGTGCACATGGCCCTCATCCAGGTCCGGGACGTCAGCATGCTGGAGGGGGGGATGGCGGAGATCCGGGCCCTGATGCGCCAGCGACATCGAATCGGCAGGGGGAAGGACGACGACTTCGAGATCTGGAACATGACCCAGATGGTGGAGTCCCTGCAGCAGTCGACCTGGGTGATGTCCGCGCTGCTCGGGGCCGTGGCCTCGATCTCCCTGCTGGTGGGGGGGATCGGCATCATGAACATCATGCTGGTCTCCGTCACGGAGCGGACTCGCGAGATCGGGATCCGCATGGCGATAGGGGCCCGCGCCGGGGACATCCGGCTGCAGTTTCTGCTGGAGGCGCTGGTGCTGTCCCTGCTGGGCGGCGCTTTGGGGATCCTCCTGGGGATGGCGGCGTCCTGGGGCGTGACGGAGTTTTTGACGTGGCCCACGTCCGTGTCGCCCGGGGCCATCGCGTTGGCGGCGGGGTTCTCCGGCGTCGTCGGGGTCTTCTTCGGCCTCTATCCGGCCTGGAAGGCGTCGCGGCTCAGGCCCATCGACGCCCTGCGGTTCGAGTGA
- a CDS encoding ABC transporter ATP-binding protein, protein MSVPDSASQRPARPLIEVEDLVKIYRTGDVELRALDGVSFSVAHGEFVAVMGPSGSGKSTTMNMLGCLDSPTEGRYLLDGRDVARLSGDELARVRNEKLGFVFQGFNLLPRLSAVDNVALPLVYSGVPSRERSERAREALERVGLGARLKHRPNQMSGGQQQRVAIARALVGRAPLILADEPTGNLDTRTSEEIMDLLVEVNREGKTVVLVTHEPDIAAYARRVLHFKDGRLVSDEAASGRGN, encoded by the coding sequence ATGAGCGTCCCGGATTCCGCTTCGCAGAGGCCCGCGCGCCCTCTGATCGAGGTCGAGGACCTCGTCAAGATCTACCGGACCGGGGACGTGGAGCTGCGTGCGCTGGACGGCGTCTCCTTCTCGGTGGCGCACGGGGAGTTCGTGGCGGTGATGGGGCCCTCGGGGTCGGGAAAGTCCACGACGATGAACATGCTGGGCTGCCTGGACTCCCCGACCGAGGGCCGTTACCTCCTCGACGGGCGGGACGTGGCCCGCCTCTCGGGCGACGAGCTGGCGAGGGTCCGCAACGAGAAGCTGGGCTTCGTGTTCCAGGGGTTCAACCTGCTGCCGCGCCTGTCGGCCGTGGACAACGTCGCGCTCCCCCTCGTCTATTCGGGGGTCCCCTCGCGGGAACGGAGCGAGCGTGCCCGAGAGGCCCTGGAGCGCGTGGGGCTGGGCGCCCGTCTGAAGCACAGGCCCAATCAGATGAGCGGCGGCCAGCAGCAGCGCGTCGCTATCGCGCGGGCCCTCGTCGGCAGGGCCCCTCTGATCCTGGCCGACGAGCCGACGGGGAACCTGGACACGCGGACGAGCGAGGAGATCATGGATCTCCTCGTCGAGGTCAACCGGGAGGGCAAGACGGTGGTGTTGGTGACGCACGAGCCGGACATCGCCGCCTACGCGCGGCGAGTCCTGCACTTCAAGGACGGCCGTCTGGTCTCCGACGAGGCGGCCTCCGGAAGGGGGAACTGA
- a CDS encoding efflux RND transporter periplasmic adaptor subunit: MKVLKLLLFGAAAAGIAWGVWYGFSRDGGAEYVYRTQPVTRGSISATVSATGSVNPVEMVDVGTQVSGTLKEIYVDYNSRVTKGQLVAMLDTDMLQSRVDEARASLALAQARVTSARASAADADRTFRRNKELWERNLIARSELDAAETKLSLARASLAEHNAQVVQAKASLKQAETSLGYARIVSPVDGVVIARKVDVGQTVAASLQTPTLFSIARDLTRMQIEASVDEADIGRIAEGQKAICRFDAWPDTTFEGTVTQVRLKSTVVSNVVTYTVIIRVDNSELKLKPSMTANVTIVTEEKKDVLKVPAAALRFTPPGDVLAALSAPSGTEKEEKGAGSIMGLPPMRRRNGNRSDDEDEPVVWVVEDGKIVGSVPVGEQGISDRTWVEVSDSQLKEGQELAVSFSTAGAAVVAGGEAVVVRSGR, translated from the coding sequence ATGAAGGTTTTGAAGTTGCTGCTGTTTGGGGCCGCCGCGGCGGGAATCGCCTGGGGCGTCTGGTACGGGTTCTCCAGGGACGGGGGGGCGGAGTACGTCTACCGGACCCAGCCCGTGACGCGCGGGAGCATCTCCGCGACGGTCAGCGCCACCGGAAGCGTCAACCCCGTGGAGATGGTGGACGTCGGCACCCAGGTCTCCGGGACGCTCAAGGAGATCTACGTCGACTACAACAGCAGGGTCACGAAGGGCCAGCTGGTCGCCATGCTGGATACCGACATGCTGCAGTCGAGGGTCGACGAGGCGAGGGCCTCTTTGGCCCTTGCCCAGGCCCGCGTGACGAGCGCCAGGGCGTCCGCTGCTGATGCGGACCGGACCTTCAGGCGCAATAAGGAGCTCTGGGAGCGGAACCTGATCGCGCGGAGCGAGCTGGATGCCGCGGAGACCAAGCTCTCCCTGGCCCGCGCCTCGTTGGCCGAGCACAACGCCCAGGTCGTGCAGGCGAAGGCCTCGTTGAAGCAGGCCGAGACGAGCCTGGGCTACGCGCGCATCGTCTCGCCCGTCGACGGGGTGGTCATCGCGCGAAAGGTGGATGTGGGGCAGACCGTGGCAGCCAGCCTCCAGACGCCTACGCTTTTCTCCATCGCCCGCGACCTGACCCGGATGCAGATCGAGGCCAGCGTCGACGAGGCGGACATCGGACGCATCGCGGAGGGGCAGAAAGCGATCTGCCGGTTCGATGCGTGGCCGGACACGACGTTCGAGGGGACGGTGACGCAGGTGCGCCTGAAGTCCACGGTCGTCTCCAACGTCGTCACCTACACGGTGATCATTCGGGTGGACAACTCGGAGCTGAAGCTGAAGCCCAGTATGACGGCCAACGTGACCATCGTCACGGAGGAGAAGAAGGATGTGCTGAAGGTCCCGGCCGCGGCGCTCCGCTTCACGCCGCCGGGCGATGTCCTCGCCGCACTCTCCGCGCCCTCCGGGACGGAGAAGGAGGAGAAGGGGGCGGGGTCGATCATGGGGTTGCCCCCGATGCGGCGGAGGAATGGGAACCGTTCGGACGACGAGGACGAGCCCGTGGTCTGGGTCGTGGAGGACGGAAAGATTGTGGGCAGCGTCCCCGTCGGGGAACAGGGGATCAGCGACCGAACGTGGGTGGAGGTCTCGGACTCGCAGCTCAAGGAGGGACAGGAGCTGGCCGTCTCCTTCAGCACCGCCGGGGCGGCCGTCGTGGCCGGGGGCGAGGCCGTCGTGGTGAGGTCGGGCCGATGA
- a CDS encoding virulence factor — MVTLFEPPARIELMKGEVEMYAIAFDLDTEMLKNTYRNESIGNAYGEIRKVMEEFGFMNQQGSVYFGSEGTNAVTCFEVTAELTERYDWFSSSVRDIRMLRIEDENDLKPVINRTLKQRKSS, encoded by the coding sequence ATGGTGACGCTCTTCGAGCCCCCGGCTCGGATTGAATTGATGAAGGGAGAGGTTGAGATGTATGCCATTGCGTTTGATTTAGATACGGAAATGCTCAAAAACACGTATAGAAACGAGAGCATAGGAAATGCTTATGGAGAGATCCGAAAGGTTATGGAGGAGTTTGGATTCATGAATCAGCAGGGCAGTGTGTATTTTGGCTCGGAGGGTACGAATGCAGTGACGTGTTTTGAGGTTACGGCAGAGCTGACAGAACGATATGATTGGTTTTCATCATCCGTTCGGGATATTAGGATGCTGCGCATCGAGGATGAAAACGACTTGAAACCGGTTATAAATCGAACGTTAAAGCAACGAAAAAGCTCGTGA
- a CDS encoding TolC family protein, translated as MNKRGRGVIFSAALFCMVCGMVCVAAAFCPALPALGEEPVRTLTLEECLALSEANHPDLAGAEARSAVERRRLSLTAVEDHVQASGSVSATRSGREGSSSGSSYSAGVTASVRVFDANRTRYAVEAQRGTLSATEAEGRKTRLQVRSGVKKAYLDLLLAGEVRGQRKESVDSFQRHLERAKSYYETGLKPKSDVTKAEVDLGNAQLALVEAESEVRVARAALLNAMGVDLAGLFEVRPVDRKLPESAEGDVEALALEHRQDYAAAGLRTLAGRAEVRSAARASSPSLSLRGGYSAGGEEVSSLRSEWNVGLSLAVPVVDGGAASARTDIARAQVKSLEAAREALRQNILLEVRKAVLKVRNARERIRIAGLTVAQAEENYSLAEGRYRTGVGDSLALSDALLALTDARLSLYRARYDLQVAQFALESATGVELTEPEDAE; from the coding sequence ATGAATAAGAGAGGACGGGGCGTCATTTTTTCGGCGGCCCTTTTCTGTATGGTGTGCGGTATGGTATGTGTGGCTGCGGCGTTCTGCCCGGCTCTTCCCGCATTGGGGGAGGAGCCAGTCCGTACTCTGACGCTGGAGGAGTGCCTGGCCCTTTCGGAGGCAAACCATCCCGACCTCGCCGGGGCGGAGGCGAGGAGTGCGGTGGAGCGCCGCCGGCTCTCCCTGACGGCCGTGGAGGACCACGTGCAGGCGTCGGGCAGCGTGTCGGCGACCCGCTCCGGCCGGGAGGGCTCGTCCTCGGGCAGCAGCTACTCGGCCGGGGTGACGGCGAGCGTCAGGGTCTTCGACGCGAACCGGACGAGGTACGCCGTCGAGGCCCAGCGCGGTACGCTGTCGGCGACGGAGGCCGAGGGGAGAAAGACGCGGCTGCAGGTCCGCTCCGGGGTCAAGAAGGCCTACCTGGACCTGCTCCTGGCCGGGGAGGTCCGCGGCCAGAGGAAGGAGTCGGTGGATTCGTTCCAGCGTCATCTGGAGCGTGCGAAGAGCTACTACGAGACGGGCCTCAAGCCGAAGAGCGACGTAACAAAGGCCGAGGTGGACCTGGGGAACGCCCAACTTGCGCTGGTGGAGGCGGAGTCCGAGGTTCGGGTTGCGCGGGCCGCGCTGCTGAACGCGATGGGCGTGGACCTGGCCGGGCTGTTCGAGGTTCGGCCGGTGGACCGAAAGCTGCCGGAGTCGGCGGAGGGCGATGTCGAGGCCCTGGCCCTGGAGCACCGTCAGGACTATGCGGCCGCGGGCCTGCGGACTCTTGCCGGGAGGGCCGAGGTGCGCTCCGCGGCGCGGGCCTCCTCCCCCAGCCTGTCGCTGAGGGGCGGGTACAGCGCCGGAGGCGAGGAGGTCTCCTCGCTCAGGTCGGAGTGGAACGTCGGTCTTTCCCTCGCCGTCCCCGTCGTCGACGGGGGGGCGGCGTCCGCGCGGACGGACATTGCCCGGGCGCAGGTCAAGAGCCTGGAGGCGGCCCGCGAGGCTTTGCGGCAGAACATCCTCCTGGAGGTCCGCAAGGCCGTTCTGAAGGTCCGCAACGCGCGGGAGCGCATCCGCATCGCGGGGCTGACGGTCGCCCAGGCGGAGGAGAACTACTCTCTGGCCGAGGGGCGCTACCGGACGGGCGTCGGAGATTCGCTGGCGCTCTCGGACGCGCTTTTGGCCCTCACCGACGCGCGGCTCTCCCTCTATCGGGCCCGTTACGACCTCCAGGTGGCCCAGTTCGCGCTGGAGAGCGCGACGGGGGTGGAACTGACGGAGCCGGAGGACGCCGAGTGA